The Glycine soja cultivar W05 chromosome 6, ASM419377v2, whole genome shotgun sequence genome has a window encoding:
- the LOC114414002 gene encoding probable calcium-binding protein CML43: MGIAEACSRFLGDFLQALKCSSKSSVSHLDHNYHDPSSCKPQNVLKLDDKMVGALVSVFGMETNGRIKKLGLMYDNKPSSSSGFELAEGGLLDDEVPVEEVLGELEDMSKRSELLHEAFKIFDEDGDGYIDAMELKKVLDCLGLDKGWDMSAIEKMVKVADLNFDGKVYFGEFELMMG; encoded by the coding sequence ATGGGGATAGCAGAAGCATGCTCCAGATTCCTTGGTGACTTTTTACAAGCATTGAAATGCTCCTCAAAAAGCTCAGTGTCTCACCTTGATCATAATTATCATGACCCTTCTTCATGCAAGCCCCAGAATGTGCTCAAACTTGATGACAAGATGGTTGGTGCCCTTGTCAGTGTTTTTGGCATGGAAACCAATGGGAGAATCAAGAAGCTTGGTTTGATGTATGATAATAAGCCCTCATCATCATCAGGGTTTGAGCTAGCTGAGGGTGGCTTGCTTGATGATGAAGTGCCTGTGGAAGAGGTTCTTGGTGAGTTGGAGGACATGTCAAAACGCAGTGAGCTTTTGCATGAAGCCTTCAAGATCTTTGATGAGGATGGGGATGGATACATAGATGCAATGGAGTTGAAGAAGGTGCTTGATTGCTTGGGGTTGGACAAGGGTTGGGATATGAGTGCTATTGAGAAGATGGTCAAGGTTGCTGATTTGAACTTTGATGGCAAGGTTTATTTTGGTGAGTTTGAATTGATGATGGGGTAG